The Syntrophotalea acetylenivorans genome contains the following window.
CTATCTACGCACGGCGTCCAGCTACCTGCCGCAACCACCCACAGGTCGGTCCTCGACCCGGCTACTGCGCCTACCAGCAACAGGCCGTTCGATAGCAACAAGCTCTCTTCTGCAGGTAAACCTTGTTCTTCCCGCACCGTCTAAAATAATAAGATGGCGACGAGCGCCGTCCGGAACAAGGAGGCGATCATGAGACACATTGTTTTGGCATGCCTGCTGCCAGTTGCCTGCCTGCTATGGGTCGGAACCGCCAAGGCGCAGTTGGCCGAGATGGAACAGCGGGCAATGAGCGACACCTTTCAGTACGCCCTGGAAAACAATCCCACCGATCAAGCCGCCGACTGGCTGAACCCCGACACCGAACATGCCGGCGCCGTGGTACCGGTGCGAACCTTCACCAACGCCCAGGGCCAACCCTGCCGGGAATTCATCACCACTATCACCGTCGGCGGCGAACAACAGCAGGGCTACGGCACCGCCTGCCGCCAGCCGGACGGCACCTGGCAGATCGTCAACGACGAGCCAGCTCCCCAAGTAACCAAGGTGGTCAACCGCCCCGTTTACGTGGTCCAGCCCGCTGAGCGCTACTACGTCTACCCCCACGCCTATTACAACCCCTATCGCATCTACTTCAGCTTCAGCTGGTTGTTTCACGGCGGGCGGTTGCATGTCGGAAACTATTACTCCGATGTCTCTCGGTGGCATCACCCCTATTATCGGCATCCACACAAATATCGTCACTACAAACCATTGCCTC
Protein-coding sequences here:
- a CDS encoding RT0821/Lpp0805 family surface protein; translated protein: MRHIVLACLLPVACLLWVGTAKAQLAEMEQRAMSDTFQYALENNPTDQAADWLNPDTEHAGAVVPVRTFTNAQGQPCREFITTITVGGEQQQGYGTACRQPDGTWQIVNDEPAPQVTKVVNRPVYVVQPAERYYVYPHAYYNPYRIYFSFSWLFHGGRLHVGNYYSDVSRWHHPYYRHPHKYRHYKPLPHHRWYRREHIRRSWNRPKTIYRDRHIYRDRGRLERNIDRRDGRSERRFDRNRNRSEQRIYRR